One segment of Halomonas sp. TD01 DNA contains the following:
- a CDS encoding nucleoside deaminase has translation MIAEYELAYLKRAVVLAEEALNAGDEPFGSVLVNAEGEVLAEDRNRIAGGDSTQHPEFSLARWAANHMTPEERAKATVYTSGEHCPMCAAAHGWVGLGRIVYVSSSEQLGAWLAELGVAPPPVATLTINEVVPGLAVDGPIPGLDEQVRALHRRLHA, from the coding sequence ATGATTGCCGAATACGAATTGGCCTACCTAAAGCGCGCTGTGGTCTTGGCAGAGGAGGCTTTAAATGCCGGAGATGAGCCATTTGGTAGCGTGCTGGTTAATGCCGAAGGCGAGGTATTAGCCGAGGACCGCAATCGCATTGCCGGTGGCGATTCCACTCAACACCCAGAGTTTTCGCTGGCCCGCTGGGCAGCAAATCACATGACGCCTGAAGAGCGTGCGAAAGCGACCGTATATACCTCTGGAGAGCACTGCCCTATGTGTGCGGCGGCCCATGGATGGGTAGGGCTAGGTCGTATCGTTTACGTAAGTTCTTCTGAACAATTGGGCGCTTGGCTAGCTGAACTTGGTGTAGCGCCACCGCCTGTCGCCACGCTAACGATTAATGAGGTAGTGCCTGGTTTGGCTGTTGATGGCCCAATCCCTGGGCTGGATGAGCAAGTGCGAGCCTTACACCGCCGCTTGCATGCATAA
- a CDS encoding YqaE/Pmp3 family membrane protein produces MAFTATDPIKMIFAVILPPLGVFFEVGFKGHFWLNIILTLFGFVPGIIHAFYVILKH; encoded by the coding sequence ATGGCATTTACCGCGACGGATCCGATTAAGATGATTTTTGCCGTTATTCTGCCCCCATTAGGGGTGTTTTTTGAGGTCGGTTTCAAAGGACATTTCTGGCTGAATATCATTCTGACGCTGTTTGGCTTTGTGCCAGGCATCATTCATGCGTTTTATGTCATATTGAAACACTAG